In the genome of Drosophila subpulchrella strain 33 F10 #4 breed RU33 chromosome 2L, RU_Dsub_v1.1 Primary Assembly, whole genome shotgun sequence, one region contains:
- the LOC119548606 gene encoding alcohol dehydrogenase-related 31 kDa protein: protein MFDLTGKHVCYVADCGGIALETSKVLMTKNIAKLAILQSVENPQAIAQLQSIKPSTQIFFWTYDVTMAREEMKKYFDEVIVQMDYIDVLINGATLCDENNIDATINTNLTGMMNTVATVLPHMDKKMGGSGGLIVNVTSVIGLDPSPVFCAYSASKFGVIGFTRSLSDPLYYTQNGVAVIAVCCGPTRVFVDRELKAFLEYGQSFADRLRRAPCQSTSVCGQNIVSAIERSENGQIWIADKGGLELVKLHWYWHMADQFLHYMQSNDEEDQD, encoded by the exons ATGTTCGATTTGACGGGCAAGCATGTCTGCTATGTGGCGGATTGCGGAGGAATTGCACTGGAGACCAGCAAGGTTCTCATGACCAAGAACATAGCG AAACTTGCTATTTTGCAGAGTGTGGAGAACCCCCAGGCCATCGCTCAGCTGCAGTCGATAAAGCCGAGTACCCAGATATTTTTCTGGACCTACGATGTGACCATGGCCAGGGAGGAAATGAAGAAGTACTTCGATGAGGTGATAGTCCAAATGGACTATATTGATGTTCTGATCAATGGAGCGACCTTGTGCGATGAGAACAACATCGATGCCACCATCAATACAAATCTAACTGGAATGATGAACACTGTGGCCACGGTGTTGCCCCATATGGACAAAAAAATGGGAGGATCTGGTGGTCTCATTGTGAATGTTACCTCGGTCATAGGATTGGATCCTTCGCCAGTCTTTTGCGCCTACAGTGCTTCGAAATTTGGTGTTATTGGGTTTACCAGGAGTCTATCG GACCCTCTTTATTATACCCAAAACGGAGTCGCTGTCATAGCCGTTTGTTGTGGTCCTACTAGGGTCTTTGTGGATCGGGAACTAAAAGCCTTTTTGGAGTACGGACAATCCTTTGCCGATCGCCTGCGTCGAGCTCCCTGCCAATCCACCTCGGTTTGTGGACAGAATATTGTCAGTGCCATCGAGAGATCGGAGAATGGTCAGATATGGATTGCCGATAAGGGTGGACTGGAGTTGGTCAAGTTGCACTGGTACTGGCATATGGCCGATCAGTTCTTGCACTATATGCAGAGCAACGATGAGGAGGATCAAGATTAA